In Megalopta genalis isolate 19385.01 chromosome 17, iyMegGena1_principal, whole genome shotgun sequence, a single genomic region encodes these proteins:
- the SMSr gene encoding sphingomyelin synthase related isoform X1 — translation MPSFGNPRIKFLRQTMPAKNIADWTQTDVANWLDEIGHEKFSYIFLEQEIDGRALLTLKEEDLKSDRMCIKKLGDIKRLCISINQLKRENMAVLFELGYVDLYPSPTFYNHHKQEVPSNGLNSEGSIENEFYSASVSEDGHASHLPPEIWKAFISLGYLFIVTWITAFVMVIVHDRVPDMKKYPPLPDIFLDNVPHIPWAFDMCEVTGTILFAIWLIVLIFHKYRFILLRRFFALSGTVFLLRCVTMLITSLSVPGAHLQCQPRTVSDDWSSPAYVDLYNKIAMAYVIWRGAGMSIQGVRTCGDYMFSGHTVALTMLNFFITEYTPAQLYFLHTFTWMLNMFGIFFILAAHEHYSIDVFVAFYITSRLFLYYHTLANNQALMQRDSNRTRIWFPLFSFFESSVDGIVPNEYESPSLIICNLACTGKDIWYLVRSSICFRKSSRNVSGNVKSNTNKEH, via the exons ATGCCTAGTTTTGGTAATCCacgaattaaatttttaag ACAAACAATGCCTGCAAAAAATATAGCTGATTGGACCCAAACTGATGTGGCAAATTGGCTCGATGAAATTGGACATGAAAAATTTTCTTATATATTCCTGGAACAGGAGATTGATGGTAGAGCACTTTTGACTTTAAAAGAAGAAGACTTAAAGTCAGATCGTATGTGCATAAAGAAACTTGGTGATATAAAAAGATTATGTATTAGTATAAACCAATTGAAAAGAGAAAATATGGCAGTATTATTTGAGTTAGGATATGTTGACTTatatccttcgccaactttttaTAATCATCATAAACAAGAA GTCCCTAGTAATGGATTAAATAGTGAAGGTTCTATAGAAAATGAGTTTTATTCTGCATCTGTATCAGAAGATGGTCATGCATCACATTTGCCACCTGAAATTTGGAAAGCTTTTATTAGTTTGGGATATTTATTTATCGTTACATGGATTACTGCTTTTGTGATGGTTATTGTTCATGACAGAGTACCAGACATGAAAAAGTATCCTCCATTACCTGATATATTCCTAGATAATGTGCCACATATTCCTTGGGCATTTGATATGTGTGAAGTCACAGGAACTATACTTTTTGCAATATGGCTAATTGTATTAATTTTTCATAAGTACAG ATTTATTTTATTACGAAGGTTCTTTGCTTTATCTGGTACAGTTTTTCTACTGAGATGTGTTACAATGCTTATTACTTCCTTATCAGTGCCAGGTGCACATTTGCAGTGTCAACCAAGAACAGTTTCTGATGATTGGTCAAG tcCTGCATATGTTGATCTCTACAATAAGATTGCTATGGCTTATGTAATATGGCGTGGAGCTGGCATGTCTATTCAAGGTGTTAGAACCTGTGGTGATTATATGTTTAGTGGCCATACTGTTGCTCTCACTATGTTAAATTTTTTCATTACAGAAT ATACACCAGCGCAATTGTACTTTTTACATACCTTTACATGGATGCTCAATATGTTTGGTATATTTTTTATCTTAGCAGCGCATGAGCATTACTCCATTGATGTTTTTGTAGCTTTTTATATTACTTCTCGACTGTTTCTCTATTATCATACGTTAGCAAATAATCAAGCTTTGATGCAACGTGATTCGAACAGGACCAGAATATGGTTTCCATTATTTAGTTTTTTTGAATCTTCTGTTGATGGTATTGTTCCAAATGAATATGAATCGCCATCATTGATTATTTGTAATCTAGCGTGTACAGGGAAAGACATTTGGTACTTGGTGCGATCTTCTATTTGCTTCCGTAAATCGTCGCGTAATGTAAGTGGTAATGTTAAAAGTAACACAAACAAGGAACACTAA
- the SmydA-5 gene encoding SET and MYND domain containing, arthropod-specific, member 5 has protein sequence MAAETESGCPICGDRINATLRCSGCKQQVYCSKDHQRQDWPNHRSVCQAWEIHESPELGRHLLASRDLSPGDLILSESPLVWGPSLHTDQRVCVGCGKRCTSDSTRCKTCTWPACEQDCPGLLDKHRHGSECPLLVRARIVPRCDVLLVIRMWILWLKKSKQWAALEKLQSHEDSRGQGTIAYEEVMNVSQHLERILSQKPGSRDVVGKICGLIDVNALETMPPEGSVAIYETACLLEHSCLENTKHNFKIDDKGRPRIMVKALCPIKKGDHLSTMYTHALWSTLARRVHLRDTKYFSCYCKRCADPTELGTHLGTLICPQDNGFILPKDPLDFESEWKCQLCPGTLTVSEVVEFTCKLEDDVENVMCNVTKVSLSDLLPRLTTLLHPNHQLCTSVSHSLIQLQGRSDPRKIDLCKRIIGITKILDPYGVRLPLYTAVTLRELSNCPGQDRESLSLQAISLLQSEPPNSPGEKLRILIEAEM, from the exons ATGGCGGCGGAAACTGAATCTGGCTGTCCGATTTGCGGTGATCGAATAAACGCGACTCTCAGATGCAGCGGATGCAAGCAACAAGTTTATTGCAGCAAAGATCATCAGCGACAAGATTGGCCTAACCACAGGTCAGTTTGTCAGGCGTGGGAGATTCATGAAAGTCCTGAACTCGGACGACATTTATTGGCGTCAAGGGACTTAAGTCCCGGCGATCTGATCCTGTCGGAGTCACCTTTGGTTTGGGGTCCGTCGTTGCACACGGATCAAAGAGTCTGCGTCGGTTGTGGCAAACGGTGCACGTCCGACTCTACAAGATGTAAGACCTGCACTTGGCCTGCGTGCGAACAAGATTGTCCAGGACTTCTTGATAAGCATAGACATGGTTCGGAGTGTCCGTTGTTGGTACGGGCGAGGATTGTCCCTAG ATGCGATGTTTTGTTAGTTATCCGTATGTGGATATTGTGGTTGAAAAAGTCGAAACAATGGGCGGCTCTAGAAAAATTACAGAGCCACGAAGATTCGCGCGGTCAGGGAACAATCGCGTACGAGGAGGTGATGAATGTAAGTCAACATTTAGAACGTATTCTGTCACAGAAACCGGGAAGCAGGGATGTCGTAGGAAAAATTTGCGGCTTAATCGATGTAAACGCCCTGGAAACGATGCCACCTGAGGGCTCGGTGGCGATTTATGAAACAGCGTGCCTGCTGGAGCACTCTTGTCTGGAGAACACAAAGCATAACTttaaaatcgatgataaggGAAGGCCACGTATCATGGTGAAAGCTCTTTGTCCTATCAAAAA AGGGGACCATCTAAGCACAATGTACACACACGCACTTTGGTCAACGTTAGCCCGCCGGGTTCACCTCCGGgacacaaaatatttttcgTGCTACTGTAAACGATGTGCCGACCCAACCGAGCTGGGTACGCATCTCGGCACTCTGATATGCCCACAGGACAACGGATTCATTTTACCCAAGGATCCGCTGGACTTCGAGTCAGAGTGGAAGTGTCAATTGTGTCCTGGAACTTTGACGGTCTCAGAAGTGGTGGAGTTCACTTGTAAATTGGAAGACGACGTTGAAAACGTTATGTGCAACGTGACAAAAGTCTCGCTGAGCGACCTTCTTCCTCG ACTTACCACGTTATTGCATCCTAATCATCAGCTGTGCACCAGCGTCAGCCACTCGCTGATTCAATTGCAAGGCCGGAGTGATCCAAGGAAAATTGACCTGTGTAAACGGATTATAGGAATTACCAAGATATTGGATCCCTACGGCGTAAGGTTGCCGTTGTACACTGCGGTCACTTTGCGAGAGCTGTCGAATTGCCCGGGTCAGGATAGGGAAAGTCTGTCGTTACAGGCGATTTCCTTGTTGCAATCGGAACCGCCGAATTCGCCTGGCGAAAAGCTCAGAATACTAATCGAAGCCGAAATGTAA
- the SMSr gene encoding sphingomyelin synthase related isoform X2, whose product MPAKNIADWTQTDVANWLDEIGHEKFSYIFLEQEIDGRALLTLKEEDLKSDRMCIKKLGDIKRLCISINQLKRENMAVLFELGYVDLYPSPTFYNHHKQEVPSNGLNSEGSIENEFYSASVSEDGHASHLPPEIWKAFISLGYLFIVTWITAFVMVIVHDRVPDMKKYPPLPDIFLDNVPHIPWAFDMCEVTGTILFAIWLIVLIFHKYRFILLRRFFALSGTVFLLRCVTMLITSLSVPGAHLQCQPRTVSDDWSSPAYVDLYNKIAMAYVIWRGAGMSIQGVRTCGDYMFSGHTVALTMLNFFITEYTPAQLYFLHTFTWMLNMFGIFFILAAHEHYSIDVFVAFYITSRLFLYYHTLANNQALMQRDSNRTRIWFPLFSFFESSVDGIVPNEYESPSLIICNLACTGKDIWYLVRSSICFRKSSRNVSGNVKSNTNKEH is encoded by the exons ATGCCTGCAAAAAATATAGCTGATTGGACCCAAACTGATGTGGCAAATTGGCTCGATGAAATTGGACATGAAAAATTTTCTTATATATTCCTGGAACAGGAGATTGATGGTAGAGCACTTTTGACTTTAAAAGAAGAAGACTTAAAGTCAGATCGTATGTGCATAAAGAAACTTGGTGATATAAAAAGATTATGTATTAGTATAAACCAATTGAAAAGAGAAAATATGGCAGTATTATTTGAGTTAGGATATGTTGACTTatatccttcgccaactttttaTAATCATCATAAACAAGAA GTCCCTAGTAATGGATTAAATAGTGAAGGTTCTATAGAAAATGAGTTTTATTCTGCATCTGTATCAGAAGATGGTCATGCATCACATTTGCCACCTGAAATTTGGAAAGCTTTTATTAGTTTGGGATATTTATTTATCGTTACATGGATTACTGCTTTTGTGATGGTTATTGTTCATGACAGAGTACCAGACATGAAAAAGTATCCTCCATTACCTGATATATTCCTAGATAATGTGCCACATATTCCTTGGGCATTTGATATGTGTGAAGTCACAGGAACTATACTTTTTGCAATATGGCTAATTGTATTAATTTTTCATAAGTACAG ATTTATTTTATTACGAAGGTTCTTTGCTTTATCTGGTACAGTTTTTCTACTGAGATGTGTTACAATGCTTATTACTTCCTTATCAGTGCCAGGTGCACATTTGCAGTGTCAACCAAGAACAGTTTCTGATGATTGGTCAAG tcCTGCATATGTTGATCTCTACAATAAGATTGCTATGGCTTATGTAATATGGCGTGGAGCTGGCATGTCTATTCAAGGTGTTAGAACCTGTGGTGATTATATGTTTAGTGGCCATACTGTTGCTCTCACTATGTTAAATTTTTTCATTACAGAAT ATACACCAGCGCAATTGTACTTTTTACATACCTTTACATGGATGCTCAATATGTTTGGTATATTTTTTATCTTAGCAGCGCATGAGCATTACTCCATTGATGTTTTTGTAGCTTTTTATATTACTTCTCGACTGTTTCTCTATTATCATACGTTAGCAAATAATCAAGCTTTGATGCAACGTGATTCGAACAGGACCAGAATATGGTTTCCATTATTTAGTTTTTTTGAATCTTCTGTTGATGGTATTGTTCCAAATGAATATGAATCGCCATCATTGATTATTTGTAATCTAGCGTGTACAGGGAAAGACATTTGGTACTTGGTGCGATCTTCTATTTGCTTCCGTAAATCGTCGCGTAATGTAAGTGGTAATGTTAAAAGTAACACAAACAAGGAACACTAA
- the Sec63 gene encoding translocation protein Sec63 encodes MSGQKFQYDESGGKFFYVLLSFLALLLIPGTYYLWPRCPKQDPDQEARECQCNGCKKKKIILQLNEPWKETKALFKKFLIILGWVILIFLAYKVSQFDYERANFDPFEILEVSSLSSQSDIKKAYRKKSLILHPDKETGNDKAFMKLTKAYQALTDEEARRNWEKYGNPDGPRAMSFGIALPSWIVEKENSVWVLGLYSLVFMIALPTAVGMWWYKSNRYTDDQVLLETSKMHYCFFLKTSLMSLKRVIMVLAASFEFCKELNAEIVERHTDYDEVHSLIKQLPLLGVKNREEPLCNSYSIKARALLHAHLSRIPLNPETLEKDKQYILKKCPYLIQEMVTCVNRIILLAYAKRVPQLPSIKTIENCMKLCPMLVQGFWEFKNPLLQLPHITEDNLKCFLAKKHQIRSLQQFAQLKGEETRLILRNLSDSEYEDVMKVLGSMPYVDFKIRSEVIDDENPTVYTVGAIVTVTVSLTRKDMRHLFGDDTVKEQIMIDDGKVGSGDAPEEVPEEQNQVVKKPAWHRQKKGQKRSHKKGTSKKSAAVKNAQSQSGNENAQKTNIPNAKKKEDKVEKESSKDKLSDVSDSNVDSDRSDDEDSHDKKDVSVDDDDTEWERFQQRISKREKVLEGRSNLSHEVHCPLFPDVKQEYWWLYICDRKSQTLLTPPIFVKSLAHSEEIQLKFAAPKWPGVYTFTVCLRSDSYLGFDQAQNIKLDVKEAPEVLTEHPQWDISDEETAEDVDAADEHSEFTTDEDISDNE; translated from the exons ATGAGTGGCCAAAAATTTCAATATGACGAAAGTGGTGGAAAATTTTTCTAcgttttactttcatttttggCACTTCTCTTGATACCTGGGACGTACTATCTTTGGCCACGTTGCCCGAAGCAAG atcCAGATCAAGAGGCAAGAGAATGTCAATGTAATGGAtgtaaaaagaagaaaattattttgcaacTTAATGAACCATGGAAAGAAACCAAAGCATTATTTAA AAAATTCCTTATTATATTGGGATGGgtgattttaatatttttggcATATAAAGTATCACAATTTGACTATGAAAGGGCCAATTTTGATCCATTTGAAATATTAGAAGTTTCTTCT ctatcATCACAAAGTGACATTAAAAAGGCTTATCGTAAAAAGTCTTTGATTCTTCATCCAGATAAAGAGACTGGAAATGATAAAGCATTTATGAAACTAACCAAAG CTTATCAGGCATTAACAGATGAGGAAGCACGAAGAAATTGGGAAAAGTATGGAAATCCAGATGGTCCAAGAGCAATGAGCTTTGGAATAGCTTTACCATCTTGGATTGTTGAGAAAGAAAATTCTGTATGGGTTTTGGGATTATATTCATTAGTATTTATGATTGCTTTACCAACTGCTGTTGGAATGTGGTGGTATAAGAGCAATCGTTATACTGATGATCAa GTGTTACTGGAAACATCAAAAATGCATTACTGCTTCTTTCTGAAAACATCATTAATGTCACTGAAAAGAGTAATCATGGTGCTTGCTGCTTCCTTTGAATTTTGTAAAGAACTAAATGCAGAAATAGTTGAAAGACATACAGACTATGATGAAGTTCATTCG CTTATTAAACAATTGCCCTTACTAGGGGTAAAAAACAGGGAGGAACCATTATGCAATTCATATTCAATTAAAGCTAGAGCTTTACTTCATGCGCATTTATCTCGCATACCGCTAAATCCTGAAACGTTGGAAAAAGATAAACAATATATACTAAAAAAATGTCCTTATTTAATTCAAGAAATGGTTACTTGCGTTAATAGAATAATTCTACTAGCTTATGCTAAGAGAG TTCCACAATTACCCAGTATAAAGACTATAGAAAATTGTATGAAATTATGTCCTATGCTAGTACAAGGATTTTGGGAATTTAAAAATCCTCTTTTGCAATTACCACATATAACTGAAGATAATTTGAAATGTTTCTTAGCAAAGAAG catcaaatcaggaGTCTTCAACAATTTGCACAATTGAAAGGAGAAGAAACAAGACTGATCCTTAGAAATTTATCAGACAGTGAATATGAAGATGTTATGAAAGTTCTTGGAAGTATGCCATACGTAGACTTCAAAATACGATCCGAAG TCATTGATGATGAAAACCCCACAGTTTATACCGTCGGTGCTATCGTAACCGTGACAGTATCGTTAACTCGCAAAGATATGAGACATTTGTTCGGAGATGATACTGTCAAAGAACAAATAATGATTGATGATGGTAAAGTTGGGAGTGGTGATGCTCCCGAAGAAGTACCAGAAGAACAAAATCAAGTTGTAAAGAAGCCTGCATGGCATAGACAAAAGAAAGGACAAAAGAGATCTCACAAAAAGGGCACTAGTAAAAAGTCTGCTGCTGTAAAAAATGCACAGTCACAGTCTGGAAATGAGAATGCTCAAAAAACAAATATTCCTAAtgcaaagaaaaaagaagataaAGTAGAAAAAGAGTCTTCCAAAGATAAACTATCCGATGTTAGTGACAGTAATGTTGACAGCGACAGGAGTGATGATGAAGATAGTCATGATAAGAAAGATGTATCCGTTGATGATGACGATACAGAGTGGGAAAG GTTTCAGCAAAGGATTTCTAAGAGAGAAAAAGTTTTGGAGGGAAGGAGTAATTTATCACATGAAGTACACTGCCCCCTCTTTCCAGATGTTAAACAGGAATACTGGTGGCTTTACATATGTGATCGCAAAAGTCAGACTTTACTGACACCTCCTATTTTTGTCAAGTCATTAGCACATTCTGAAGAAATTCAGTTGAAGTTTGCAGCACCAAAGTGGCCAGGTGTTTATACGTTTACTGTATGTTTACGTAGTGACTCGTATCTCGGCTTTGATCAAGCTCAAAATATTAAG TTGGATGTGAAAGAAGCACCAGAAGTACTTACAGAACATCCTCAGTGGGATATTTCAGATGAAGAAACTGCAGAAGATGTTGATGCAGCTGACGAACATTCCGAATTCACAACTGATGAGGACATCAGTGATAACGAATAA